A genomic segment from Panulirus ornatus isolate Po-2019 chromosome 20, ASM3632096v1, whole genome shotgun sequence encodes:
- the LOC139756172 gene encoding tyrosine-protein kinase Lyn-like, whose translation MIHLQRAQIDDLVSRKETILGEGQSGRVYLVPWEDSTAVLKVSKNGMDNVLMFSEEANLMEKLEGAGGTPILLGYARDPPALLMTQVGCHTLHQLIFESNAGYDLRQLGIKAGRQLLEIHEKDIIHNDFKTNNIIVSGPTEAPIVNIIDLGIACGEGENARLACHQPDFPWIAPEVAAGGPSTKASDVYSFGFLMGVILCSVPGDDFHSMDLVDLAVEEKPSERPTLKKLLQDFEDDFIKQIEAQ comes from the coding sequence ATGATCCATCTCCAGAGAGCACAGATCGACGATCTCGTTTCCCGCAAGGAGACAATTCTTGGCGAGGGGCAGTCTGGGAGAGTGTACCTCGTACCTTGGGAGGATTCCACCGCCGTCCTCAAGGTGTCTAAGAACGGAATGGACAACGTCCTCATGTTCTCAGAGGAGGCCAACCTCATGGAAAAACTGGAAGGGGCTGGAGGAACACCCATACTTCTTGGATATGCCCGTGATCCTCCtgccctcctcatgacccaggtGGGCTGCCACACCTTGCACCAACTGATATTTGAAAGCAACGCTGGTTACGACCTCCGACAACTGGGGATCAAGGCAGGACGCCAGCTGCTGGAGATCCACGAGAAAGACATCATTCACAATGACTTCAAAACTAACAACATTATTGTCAGCGGCCCCACTGAGGCACCCATAGTCAACATCATCGATCTGGGTATTGCCTGTGGCGAGGGCGAGAACGCCCGCTTGGCCTGCCATCAGCCAGACTTCCCCTGGATTGCCCCAGAAGTGGCCGCCGGAGGGCCAAGCACAAAGGCCTCCGACGTCTATTCCTTTGGCTTCCTTATGGGCGTGATCCTGTGCAGCGTGCCAGGGGACGACTTCCACTCCATGGATCTGGTGGATCTGGCCGTGGAGGAAAAACCAAGCGAACGGCCAACTTTGAAGAAACTCCTGCAAGACTTCGAAGACGATTTCATCAAACAGATTGAAGCTCAGTGA
- the LOC139756174 gene encoding tyrosine-protein kinase yes-like, giving the protein MIHLQRAQIDDLVSRKETILGEGQSGRVYLVPWEDSTAVLKVSKNGMDNVLMFSEEANLMEKLEGAGGTPILLGYARDPPALLMTQVGCHTLHQLIFESNAGYDLRQLGIKAGRQLLEIHEKDIIHNDFKTNNIIVSGPTEAPVVNIIDLGIACGEGENARLACHQPDFPWIAPEVAAGGPSTKASDVYSFGFLMGVILCSVSGDDFHSMDLVDLAVEEEPSERPTLKKLLQDFEEDFIKQIEAQ; this is encoded by the coding sequence ATGATCCATCTCCAGAGAGCACAGATCGACGATCTCGTTTCCCGCAAGGAGACAATTCTTGGCGAGGGGCAGTCTGGGAGAGTGTACCTCGTACCATGGGAGGATTCCACCGCCGTCCTCAAGGTGTCTAAGAACGGAATGGACAACGTCCTCATGTTCTCAGAGGAGGCCAACCTCATGGAAAAACTGGAAGGGGCTGGAGGAACACCCATACTTCTTGGATATGCCCGTGATCCTCCtgccctcctcatgacccaggtGGGCTGCCACACCTTGCACCAACTGATATTTGAAAGCAACGCTGGTTACGACCTCCGACAGCTGGGGATCAAGGCAGGACGCCAGCTGCTGGAGATCCACGAGAAAGACATCATTCACAATGACTTCAAAACTAACAACATTATTGTCAGCGGCCCCACTGAGGCACCCGTAGTCAACATCATCGATCTGGGTATTGCCTGTGGCGAGGGCGAGAACGCCCGCTTGGCCTGCCATCAGCCAGACTTCCCCTGGATTGCCCCAGAGGTGGCCGCCGGAGGGCCAAGCACAAAGGCCTCCGACGTCTATTCCTTTGGCTTCCTCATGGGCGTGATCCTGTGCAGCGTTTCAGGGGACGACTTCCACTCCATGGATCTGGTGGATCTGGCCGTGGAGGAAGAACCAAGCGAACGGCCAACTTTGAAGAAACTCCTACAGGACTTCGAAGAAGATTTCATCAAACAGATTGAAGCTCAGTGA
- the LOC139756175 gene encoding tyrosine-protein kinase yes-like, with amino-acid sequence MIHLQRAQIDDLVSRKETILGEGQSGRVYLVPWEDSTAVLKVSKNGMDNVLMFSEEANLMEKLEGAGGTPILLGYARDPPVLLMTQVGCHTLHQLIFESNAGYDLRQLGIKAGRQLLEIHEKDIIHNDFKTNNIIVSGPTETPVVNIIDLGIACGEGENARLACHQPDFPWIAPEVAAGGPSTKASDVYSFGFLMGVILCSVPGDDFHSMDLVDLAVEEEPSERPTLKKLLQDFEEDFIKQIEAQ; translated from the coding sequence ATGATCCATCTCCAGAGAGCACAGATCGACGATCTCGTTTCCCGCAAGGAGACAATTCTTGGCGAGGGGCAGTCTGGGAGAGTGTACCTCGTACCATGGGAGGATTCCACCGCCGTCCTCAAGGTGTCTAAGAACGGAATGGACAACGTCCTCATGTTCTCAGAGGAGGCCAACCTCATGGAAAAACTGGAAGGGGCTGGAGGAACACCCATACTTCTTGGATATGCCCGTGATCCTCCTGTCCTCCTCATGACCCAGGTGGGCTGCCACACCTTGCACCAACTGATATTTGAAAGCAACGCTGGTTACGACCTCCGACAGCTGGGGATCAAGGCAGGACGCCAGCTGCTGGAGATCCACGAGAAAGACATCATTCACAATGACTTCAAAACTAACAACATTATTGTCAGCGGCCCCACTGAGACACCCGTAGTCAACATCATCGATCTGGGTATTGCCTGTGGCGAGGGCGAGAACGCCCGCTTGGCCTGCCATCAGCCAGACTTCCCCTGGATTGCCCCAGAAGTGGCCGCCGGAGGGCCAAGCACAAAGGCCTCCGACGTCTATTCCTTTGGCTTCCTCATGGGCGTGATCCTGTGCAGCGTGCCAGGGGACGACTTCCACTCCATGGATCTGGTGGATCTGGCCGTGGAGGAAGAACCAAGCGAACGGCCAACTTTGAAGAAACTCCTACAGGACTTCGAAGAAGATTTCATCAAACAGATTGAAGCTCAGTGA
- the LOC139755881 gene encoding uncharacterized protein isoform X1: MKRREDERYTPSLFQGKGPVLGEMLGVWAVLTVLCLASQAHAQLGEGAEAGQDDTQAWVADDSEGASGGREEAPPEDREEEEEEEEEPMTVIIQTPRRWKPLLETYQGCIPADESFQDSLMFVNLTQVMVGHDELTSVEGACQHLCLNKVPFSMYLTISPALNGSVDACGCHLQDELNLNDMVADEGCDSRIDLYRVYCGPHNIDCFSRAGVTGALSFPLMALPLLLAVLSVLADVRGTSLTYFGFKQIKEA, encoded by the exons ATGAAGAGGCGAGAGGACGAGAGGTACACACCTTCGCTATTCCAGGGGAAAG GTCCTGTGTTAGGAGAGATGTTGGGTGTGTGGGCTGTGTTGACGGTGCTATGTTTGGCTAGCCAGGCCCACGCCCAGCTCGGGGAGGGCGCGGAAGCCGGGCAGGACGACACGCAGGCATGGGTAGCGGACGACAGCGAGGGCGCCTCTGGCG GAAGGGAGGAGGCCCCGCCggaggatagggaggaggaggaggaggaggaggaggagccgatgACGGTGATAATACAGACGCCACGCAGGTGGAAGCCGCTGCTGGAGACGTACCAGGGCTGCATCCCGGCCGACGAGAGTTTTCAGGACTCGCTTATGTTCGTCAACCTTAcgcag GTGATGGTGGGCCACGACGAGCTGACAAGTGTGGAGGGCGCGTGTCAACACCTCTGCCTGAACAAGGTGCCCTTCTCCATGTACCTCACCATCAGCCCGGCGCTCAACGGTAGCGTGGACGCCTGCGGCTGCCACCTCCAAGATGAATTGAACCTTAATGACATG GTTGCGGACGAAGGTTGCGACAGCAGAATTGACTTGTACCGGGTGTACTGCGGGCCGCACAATATCGACTGTTTTAGCCGGGCTGGTGTTACCGGGGCCCTGTCCTTCCCACTCATGGCCCTACCGCTCCTGCTGGCGGTGCTCTCCGTGCTGGCTGACGTGAGAGGAACCTCACTCACATATTTTGGCTTCAAGCAGATAAAAGAGGCCTAG
- the LOC139755881 gene encoding uncharacterized protein isoform X2 encodes MLGVWAVLTVLCLASQAHAQLGEGAEAGQDDTQAWVADDSEGASGGREEAPPEDREEEEEEEEEPMTVIIQTPRRWKPLLETYQGCIPADESFQDSLMFVNLTQVMVGHDELTSVEGACQHLCLNKVPFSMYLTISPALNGSVDACGCHLQDELNLNDMVADEGCDSRIDLYRVYCGPHNIDCFSRAGVTGALSFPLMALPLLLAVLSVLADVRGTSLTYFGFKQIKEA; translated from the exons ATGTTGGGTGTGTGGGCTGTGTTGACGGTGCTATGTTTGGCTAGCCAGGCCCACGCCCAGCTCGGGGAGGGCGCGGAAGCCGGGCAGGACGACACGCAGGCATGGGTAGCGGACGACAGCGAGGGCGCCTCTGGCG GAAGGGAGGAGGCCCCGCCggaggatagggaggaggaggaggaggaggaggaggagccgatgACGGTGATAATACAGACGCCACGCAGGTGGAAGCCGCTGCTGGAGACGTACCAGGGCTGCATCCCGGCCGACGAGAGTTTTCAGGACTCGCTTATGTTCGTCAACCTTAcgcag GTGATGGTGGGCCACGACGAGCTGACAAGTGTGGAGGGCGCGTGTCAACACCTCTGCCTGAACAAGGTGCCCTTCTCCATGTACCTCACCATCAGCCCGGCGCTCAACGGTAGCGTGGACGCCTGCGGCTGCCACCTCCAAGATGAATTGAACCTTAATGACATG GTTGCGGACGAAGGTTGCGACAGCAGAATTGACTTGTACCGGGTGTACTGCGGGCCGCACAATATCGACTGTTTTAGCCGGGCTGGTGTTACCGGGGCCCTGTCCTTCCCACTCATGGCCCTACCGCTCCTGCTGGCGGTGCTCTCCGTGCTGGCTGACGTGAGAGGAACCTCACTCACATATTTTGGCTTCAAGCAGATAAAAGAGGCCTAG